A single genomic interval of Suncus etruscus isolate mSunEtr1 chromosome 10, mSunEtr1.pri.cur, whole genome shotgun sequence harbors:
- the LOC126020263 gene encoding guanine nucleotide-binding protein G(I)/G(S)/G(O) subunit gamma-10-like: MERDLRRRGASMSALQRLVEQLKLQAAMERIKVSQAAAELQQYCMQNACKDALLVGVPAGSNPFREPRSCVLL; encoded by the coding sequence ATGGAAAGGGATCTTCGCCGCCGCGGGGCCAGCATGAGCGCCCTGCAGCGCCTGGTGGAGCAGCTCAAGCTCCAGGCGGCCATGGAAAGGATCAAGGTCTCCCAGGCTGCCGCAGAGCTTCAGCAGTACTGCATGCAGAACGCTTGCAAGGACGCCCTGCTAGTTGGTGTTccagctggaagtaaccccttcCGGGAGCCCAGATCCTGTGTTTTACTCTGA